A stretch of the Marasmius oreades isolate 03SP1 chromosome 8, whole genome shotgun sequence genome encodes the following:
- a CDS encoding uncharacterized protein (BUSCO:EOG09260KM4), with protein sequence MSIDLSLERIRQIFRLLLHYTRPTIHIAGTNGKGSVCALVYSILRTATPPLSVGRFNSPHLVSVYDSIVIDDKPVSQEDFESVRSHIQSVGTKHEIEVSNFELLTLIALVIFERAKVDFVVLEVGMGGRLDATNVIPDSSVVASALTSVDLDHQAFLGNTVSAITKEKASIARRGKPFVLGAQKHAEVERVCKEVVAENGGELCIAARVAERQWEELFDGPRPPCFSLSSSDLCLPTPRPVSLNLSCFPNPVRALFPLNGDHQLDNLGVAATIISLLISCPYNPLTKRLQPAAISRGVANVNWPGRLSFHVLATPNLFVLVDGAHNPASAETLSRYIHWLCGMVKTDAHTTIWITYILALSHSPPKSPLQTLSSMLPPAQVDDPHVEIKFRVAALTFTPPEGMPWVKSVPPSEIHDAVKAIDPATDVWMPGDGEDSALTQALQWAPGLRDERQLVVVAGSLYLVADFYRELHSRIKK encoded by the coding sequence ATGTCCATCGATCTATCGCTCGAGAGGATCCGACAAATTTTTCGTCTACTTCTTCATTATACTCGTCCGACTATCCATATTGCCGGTACAAATGGGAAGGGCAGTGTTTGTGCGCTTGTCTACTCCATTTTACGAACTGCTACACCTCCCTTATCCGTTGGACGTTTCAATAGTCCCCACTTAGTTTCGGTGTATGACTCGATCGTAATCGACGACAAACCCGTATCTCAGGAGGATTTCGAGTCGGTAAGATCCCACATCCAATCAGTCGGCACAAAACACGAGATAGAAGTCAGTAACTTCGAGTTACTGACTCTTATTGCCCTCGTAATTTTTGAAAGGGCCAAGGTTGATTTTGTGGTATTGGAAGTTGGGATGGGAGGACGACTGGATGCTACCAATGTAATACCAGACTCGAGTGTCGTGGCATCAGCATTGACCTCAGTGGATTTAGATCATCAAGCTTTTCTGGGTAATACCGTGTCTGCTATTACCAAAGAAAAAGCATCAATAGCGCGGCGAGGCAAACCTTTTGTTCTTGGAGCTCAAAAGCACGCTGAAGTCGAGAGGGTTTGCAAAGAAGTTGTTGCTGAGAATGGAGGAGAACTTTGCATTGCTGCGCGTGTGGCTGAACGACAATGGGAGGAACTATTCGATGGACCTCGTCCACCTTGCTTCTCACTGTCTTCATCGGACCTGTGTCTTCCCACCCCTCGGCCAGTATCACTCAACCTTTCCTGTTTTCCGAACCCTGTACGCGCACTGTTTCCCTTAAACGGTGACCATCAACTCGACAATTTGGGTGTGGCTGCTACTATCATTTCCTTGCTCATTTCCTGTCCGTATAACCCCTTGACAAAGCGACTACAACCTGCCGCGATCTCGCGTGGTGTTGCAAATGTTAATTGGCCGGGAAGACTGTCTTTTCATGTTCTCGCAACGCCCAACCTCTTTGTGTTAGTCGACGGCGCACATAACCCCGCATCCGCCGAGACCTTGTCACGATACATTCATTGGCTTTGTGGAATGGTGAAAACAGATGCACATACCACAATCTGGATAACTTACATCTTGGCGCTCTCCCACTCACCACCAAAATCCCCACTTCAGACCCTGTCTTCCATGTTACCACCCGCACAGGTAGATGATCCACATGTCGAGATCAAGTTCCGGGTAGCAGCGTTGACATTCACTCCTCCAGAGGGCATGCCATGGGTCAAGTCGGTTCCGCCGTCAGAGATACACGATGCTGTTAAAGCTATTGACCCTGCCACCGATGTTTGGATGCCTGGAGACGGTGAAGATTCTGCGCTTACTCAGGCCTTACAATGGGCTCCCGGGCTGCGGGACGAGCGCCAACTGGTGGTTGTAGCCGGTAGCCTGTATCTCGTGGCCGATTTTTATCGCGAATTACATTCAAGAATCAAAAAGTAG
- a CDS encoding uncharacterized protein (CAZy:GH16), with amino-acid sequence MSSRHSHRRTQQPAPVPYASVPTSPRSARYSQQAQPSHPVPQRSTSSGNRAAQRARGALAQSVATGAVGGMYGPYSYNPNHPDNTPNQNGRFSAEMSSSSSGHGHRITPAPVRKPVPPPPPFEPEPPRGPMATTAAMSGPHYVWDKDPEADDILHNPDPARDRIQDLSFNPFSVRGWGNVIVLIVLVVGLIMLFAGYPILVWWRTTAPARNGFNLGGINASGQVPILPGLRGLIDIDTPSSARTRTGNDGKKYNLVFSDEFNTDGRTFYPGDDPYWEAVDLHYWPTGDLEWYDPSAATTAEGNLVLTMTQEPIHDLDFKSGMIQSWNKMCFTTGYIEVSVSLPGTSKAPGFWPGAWTMGNLGRAGYGATTEGMWPYSYDACDIGTYPNQTDPSNPTAAATGGTDGGPLSFLPGQRLSACTCPGSDHPGPTTKTGRGAPEIDIIEAQIDTDIFRGEVSQSYQIAPYNMNYKINQAGTTIYDTSLSKWNTYIGGPYQQAVSVLTYVDDENYGGNKFATYGFEYWTDPKHRDEGFITWYSQGKPSWTMLASAIGADSAAKVSQRLVPEEPMYVILNFGIAEGFQRQDFKHLQFPAKMYIDYVRVYQREGTRGGVTCNPSSRPTMDYIKKHLQAYTNPNLTTWAQAGNTFPRNSQWDGC; translated from the exons ATGTCCAGCCGTCACTCACATAGACGGACGCAGCAACCTGCGCCAGTTCCCTATGCATCAGTCCCTACAAGTCCCCGTTCTGCTAGATATTCTCAGCAAGCTCAACCTTCCCATCCAGTTCCACAACGATCTACGTCAAGTGGAAATCGCGCGGCACAACGTGCAAGGGGTGCTTTAGCTCAGAGTGTGGCGACAGGTGCTGTTGGGGGAATGTATGGTCCTTATTCC TACAATCCCAACCATCCCGACAATACGCCAAACCAAAATGGTCGATTTAGCGCGGAGATGTCAAGCTCTTCAAGTGGTCATGGACATCGGATAACTCCAGCACCAGTCCGAAAACCAGTCCCGCCGCCTCCTCCATTCGAACCAGAACCACCACGAGGTCCTATGGCTACCACCGCAGCTATGTCGGGTCCCCATTATGTATGGGATAAGGATCCAGAAGCCGACGACATTCTACATAATCCCGATCCTGCAAGGGATAGAATACAGGATCTTTCTTTCAATCCCTTCTCGGTTCGAGGCTGGGGCAATGTCATCGTACTGATTGTCCTTGTAGTTGGGCTCATCATGTTGTTTGCAGGATACCCTATTCTTGTCTGGTGGAGAACCACAGCACCAGCAAGGAATGGTTTCAACCTCGGGGGGATCAATGCTTCTGGTCAGGTACCAATTCTACCCGGCTTGCGAGGCCTTATAGATATCGATACACCGTCATCCGCCCGTACCCGTACAGGAAACGACGGAAAGAAATATAATCTTGTATTCAGCGACGAGTTCAATACTGATGGTAGGACATTTTATCCTGGCGATGATCCGTATTGGGAGGCAGTCGATCTACATTATTG GCCTACCGGTGATCTGGAGTGGTATGATCCAAGTGCAGCCACAACTGCTGAGGGAAATCTGGTGTTGACAATGACTCAAGAACCTATCCATGATCTGGACTTCAAAAGTG GGATGATACAGTCATGGAATAAGATGTGCTTTACAACCGGCTACATCGAAGTCTCCGTAAGCTTACCTGGAACTTCCAAGGCGCCGGGGTTTTGGCCAG GTGCTTGGACAATGGGAAATTTG GGACGGGCTGGGTATGGAGCCACCACAGAAGGAATGTGGCCTTATAGCTACGATGCATGTGACATCGGCACTTATCCTAACCAAACCGACCCCAGTAACCCAACAGCGGCAGCAACTGGTGGTACTGATGGAGGACCTTTGAGTTTTCTACCAGGCCAGCGATTATCGGCTTGTACGTGTCCTGGCTCGGACCATCCGGGCCCAACTACTAAGACAGGGCGGGGTGCCCCTGAAATCGACATCATCGAAGCTCAAATCGACACTGACATTTTCCGCGGCGAGGTCTCCCAAAGCTACCAAATTGCGCCTTATAATATGAACTACAAAATAAACCAAGCTGGGACGACTATATACGACACCTCGTTATCAAAGTGGAATACTTATATAGGAGGTCCTTACCAGCAAGCGGTCTCTGTTTTGACGTATGTCGACGATGAAAATTACGGCGGAAACAAATTCGCTACGTACGGTTTTGAATATTGGACGGATCCAAAACATCGAGATGAAGGTTTTATCACGTGGTACAGTCAAGGAAAGCCTTCCTGGACAATGCTAGCGAGCGCAATCGGAGCAGATTCGGCCGCGAAGGTCAGTCAACGGTTAGTACCAGAGGAGCCTATG TATGTCATCCTCAACTTTGGTATCGCAGAAGGTTTCCAACGACAGGATTTCAAACACTTGCAATTCCCAGCGAAGATGTACATTGACTATGTCAGAGTATATCAACGCGAGGGCACACGGGGAGGAGTGACATGCAATCCATCTAGTCGTCCGACGATGGACTACATTAAAAA ACACCTACAGGCTTACACAAATCCGAACCTGACGACATGGGCACAAGCGGGGAACACTTTCCCTCGGAACTCCCAATGGGATGGCTGTTAA
- a CDS encoding uncharacterized protein (BUSCO:EOG09260NHN) gives MASDFDQKIQEVYKHIQAERKILEGAQALRQATTNPDVLRKSDTEIREAERSLSYFEATLRELQTRKLQQSGNDYGRSGGFGSPQVPPKDSSGRMQGSGSMDMGPMSNSPLDGSRPKNYTNLDLIKADTPHTPAKISKMLHQLEFKLQVEMQYKKGIDKMAKLYQADGDKKSRADAESKKVESDKKIQLLQTALKRYKNLHILDDVEEEDQNGPGVDGERKDNLRSKPLSGILHVTVKGARELDHAPLLTRFRSASKQVQETSVSIKVEGTHVAKSHPSRTDRWNEDFEIMVDKANEVEIAVYDKQVGEQHPVPIGLLWIRMSDLVEALRRQKVFTENHGGGWVTAGAMHMHGGGHQGVPPDGAADMNTPVDFRAAAPGGALGPTSQPSEGIEGWFAVEPAGAILLNVNFIKENVRKRPLDAPLGGLGRQGAVRKRKDEVHEMNGHKFVQKQFYNLMLCAFCSDFLLNATGYQCEDCRFTCHKKCHEKVVTKCISQSRTGEDEDKINHRIPHRFEPLTNLSANWCCHCGYMLPLGRKNARKCSECGITCHANCAHLVPDFCGMTMETASALQSGVRAIKQTQQSQSSRPGKERPPTARPPAATPEPALPPSDPYGRPLPPPSGYAPDPRYTQQPQQQPVPYPPQGPGPSPKPPARIPVPQFPDIQQGRPPPGIPEQEGPYPGPPRPLQTAPQPPIKGLPASPAQRYPDRTSSIPPPHQPARQHTVPIRPPPQKPARKVGLDDFNFLAVLGKGNFGKVMLAEEKKTSGLFAIKVLKKEFIIDNDEVESTRSEKRVFLAAARERHPFLLGLHSCFQTETRVYFVMEYVSGGDLMLHIQRKQFSLRQAKFYASEVLLALEYFHANGIIYRDLKLDNILLTLDGHVKVADYGLCKEEMWYGSTTSTFCGTPEFMAPEILLEQRYGRAVDWWAFGVLTYEMLLGQSPFRGEDEDEIFDAILEDEPLYPITMPRDAVSILQKLLTRDPARRLGSTKEDAEEIKRQPFFKDVNWDDVHHKRIPPPYFPTINGSADTSNFDEEFTREQPTLTPVHTQLSARDQAEFNGFSYVASWADI, from the exons atg GCGAGTGACTTCGATCAGAAGATTCAAGAGGTCTATAAGCATATCCAGGCCGAACGCAAAATTCTAGAGGGTGCTCAAGCTTTACGACAAGCCACCACGAATCCTGATGTTTTGCGCAAGAGTGATACGGAAATAAGAGAAGCTGAACGTTCGTTGTCCTATTTTGAGGCCACCCTCCGCGAGCTTCAAACTCGGAAGCTTCAGCAATCTGGAAATGACTATGGCCGATCTGGGGGTTTTGGAAGTCCCCAG GTTCCCCCAAAAGACTCGTCAGGTCGAATGCAAGGCTCAGGCTCTATGGATATGGGCCCAATGTCCAATTCACCTTTAGATGGTTCTCGACCGAAGAATTACACTAATCTCGACTTGATCAAAGCCGATACGCCTCATACCCCCGCGAAGATTTCGAAAATGCTGCACCAACTTGAGTTCAAACTCCAGGTGGAAATGCAATATAAAAAAGGAATTGATAAGATGGCTAAGCTATACCAAGCCGACGGGGACAAGAAGTCTCGAGCCGATGCTGAAAGCAAGAAAGTTGAAAGCGACAAGAaaattcaacttcttcagaCTGCTCTTAAACGTTATAAGAATTTACACATACTGGACgacgttgaagaagaggaccagA ATGGCCCAGGTGTGGATGGCGAGCGAAAAGACAACCTACGGTCGAAACCACTCTCGGGGATTCTCCACGTCACTGTCAAAGGCGCTAGAGAATTAGATCATGCACCCTTGCTGACCAGGTTTCGTTCCGCTTCCAAGCAAGTGCAAGAAACGTCTGTCTCTATCAAGGTGGAAGGCACTCACGTCGCTAAATCTCATCCATCGCGGACTGATCGTTGGAATGAAGACTTCGAAATCATGGTCGATAAAGCAAATGAAGTTGAGATTGCTGTATATGACAAACAAGTTGGCGAACAACACCCAGTACCTATCGGACTTCTTTGGATTCGCATGAGCGACCTAGTCGAAGCCTTGCGTAGGCAGAAGGTGTTCACTGAAAATCATGGTGGCGGATGGGTCACTGCAGGTGCTATGCACATGCATGGCGGTGGTCATCAGGGCGTCCCACCAGATGGGGCTGCTGATATGAATACACCTGTCGATTTTAGAGCAGCTGCTCCTGGCGGTGCGTTAGGCCCAACATCCCAGCCGTCAGAAGGGATTGAAGGATGGTTTGCCGTTGAACCTGCCGGTGCAATTTTACTAAACGTTAATTTCA TTAAGGAAAACGTTCGCAAACGGCCTCTGGATGCACCTCTTGGTGGCCTCGGTCGTCAAGGTGCTGTTCGTAAACGCAAGGACGAGGTGCATGAGATGAACGGCCATAAATTCGTGCAAAAGCAGTTCTACAACTTGATGTTATGTGCGTTCTGCAGCGACTTCCTGTTGAACGCCACTGGGTACCAGTGTGAAGACTGTCGCTTTACATGTCATAAAAAGTGCCACGAAAAAGTTGTGACCAAGTGTATTTCACAATCTCGTACTGGG GAGGATGAAGACAAGATCAATCATCGCATTCCCCATCGTTTTGAACCTCTCACCAACCTATCCGCCAATTGGTGTTGTCATTGCGGTTATATGTTGCCTCTAGGACGCAAGAACGCTCGGAAATGCTCGGAGTGTGGGATCACTTGTCATGCTAATTGTGCTCACCTTGTTCCGGATTTCTGTGGCATGACCATGGAGACAGCCAGTGCCCTTCAATCTGGAGTGCGTGCCATCAAGCAGACTCAGCAAAGTCAAAGTTCAAGGCCTGGGAAGGAGCGTCCTCCCACCGCCCGTCCCCCAGCGGCAACACCAGAGCCTGCGTTACCACCCTCTGACCCGTATGGTCGTCCCCTACCTCCCCCTTCCGGATATGCACCCGACCCTCGGTACACACAGCAACCTCAGCAGCAACCGGTTCCCTATCCTCCGCAAGGACCTGGGCCTAGTCCCAAGCCTCCTGCGCGTATTCCTGTGCCCCAGTTCCCTGATATTCAACAAGGACGACCTCCACCCGGTATCCCTGAGCAAGAAGGCCCGTACCCG GGTCCTCCCCGACCTCTTCAAACAGCCCCTCAACCTCCCATTAAGGGATTACCAGCGTCACCTGCTCAACGCTACCCCGATCGTACGAGCTCTATCCCGCCACCCCATCAACCGGCGCGACAGCACACAGTACCTATCAGGCCACCGCCTCAGAAGCCCGCCCGAAAGGTTGGGCTTGACGACTTCAACTTCCTTGCTGTCCTTGGTAAGGGTAACTTTGGTAAAGTCATGTTAGCGGAGGAAAAGAAGACCAGCGGACTCTTTGCCATAAAAGTgctgaagaaggaatttATCATTGACAATGATGAAGTAGAGAG CACTCGGTCCGAAAAACGAGTCTTCCTGGCAGCCGCACGAGAACGACATCCATTCTTACTCGGCCTgcattcttgtttccagaCTGAAACTCGAGTTTATTTTGTGATGGAATATGTCAGTGGGGGTGATCTCATGTTGCATATCCAGCGCAAGCAGTTCTCTTTGCGGCAGGCGAAATTTTATGCCTCCGAGGTCCTTTTGGCTCTAGAATACTTTCACGCGAACGGTATCATCTATCG TGATTTGAAACTAGACAACATCCTTCTAACATTAGATGGCCACGTCAAAGTTGCTGACTATGGGTTGTGTAAAGAGGAAATGTGGTATGGTAGCACAACAAGCACTTTCTGTGGTACTCCCGAATTCATGGCTCCCGAA ATTCTACTGGAGCAGCGTTACGGTCGTGCGGTCGACTGGTGGGCCTTCGGTGTATTGACGTACGAAATGTTGCTAGGTCAATCTCCATTCCGCGGTGAAGATGAGGACGAAATATTCGACGCCATCTTGGAGGATGAGCCTTTATACCCGATTACGATGCCACGCGATGCTGTCTCCATCTTGCAGAAG CTTCTCACACGGGATCCCGCTCGGCGTCTTGGTTCTACGAAAGAGGATGCTGAGGAAATCAAACGTCAACCTTTCTTCAAAGATGTCAACTGGGACGATGTACATCACAAACGTATACCCCCTCCATATTTCCCTACCATC AACGGCAGCGCCGATACGAGTAACTTCGATGAGGAATTCACTCGAGAGCAGCCCACGTTGACTCCAGTCCATACGCAGCTATCCGCTCGCGATCAGGCAGAGTTTAATGGCTTTTCCTATGTGGCATCATGGGCGGATATATGA
- a CDS encoding uncharacterized protein (MEROPS:MER0011024) yields the protein MDASGICEKDREHLKQIHGFTHVSAMGDRTASMTNTGKWKQPPTPISPPSNTSFNLNPLSGRIKDNLYAKDGNPNRSATLVARKKQRIEPTFKPDMPWSGRQTNKRSMLPRDSEPHTMPLPESINIVDEEDEDIELNLPEGDLSHKTRFDGSTERTSGFRKVTERIPMFIADKSHSAPSPSSSIESFGDEDKPGIVKRKVHQYENLVVDNNGRGSQLDLRKVGVKNRMKGRERVPTTFTNFIKPVDSQDSLATSTTPYENKGKAKQTQGDIRIPISEWYMGALHILDTYTLSAGETCLEIQSTSDTKSLRFSDINSVTLSSSAPNTHGLPPHLQITTKPSRSLSRLWGSDEYFQPGERDKGLLTFRADIHDDSWNPKKWDALKQRLKRSVDHCTESLSSKALWEIASCVAAAINSKRVFIEDEDETPVMAAGDKKRRTTATNFAKDPPSNQEGIHKYLVTPRPKAQATYGSTGSKSLRASNQEEGVQPPSLSRRWTRQAERKPPAEDPDEVILVYPPSTTGAVNITNADLNRLQPGEFLNDTIIEFGLKLWHKELEETNPELAKQIHIFNSFFYKKLNKKNIEESYKTVARWTSKIDIFKKKYVVVPINENVHWYLAVIYQPQYVLFPPKEKVPPATRGRTRLSQSQSEGKVGESVQHITEAQAGGTTDEKAEAKENASETPIGINDDDADELMAPSMAEEEIDELASDYEKEPDLNIVASITTPHDDSDVTPMEVDNDDDGGSSDSVSAQLQDISVGGDDVTMADLEETKPQGNKPPSIQPIPPKAFYENPSSIKGKEKATEVEEPLEIVDSSLETLKTIPYIIIMDSLGQKHPRAVNTLASYLKFEAMDKQQKEADAITKAVGKYAQVPLQPNFCDCGIYLLHFVRTFVSKTDHLVKVITKERAGRQSDSQADRHEDWDARNVDSHRQQLSDRIEELSREWKNNRASRAAVTDENKPTKIVEVIGSSDSEIDIVGESTKKKVPRQNSKQKSKQIIQKANRVR from the exons ATGGATGCCTCAGGCATTTGTGAGAAGGATAGAGAACACTTGAAGCAAATTCACGGTTTTACTCACGTTTCAGCGATGGGTGACAGAACCGCGTCGATGACGAACACTGG CAAGTGGAAGCAACCACCAACACCGATATCGCCTCCTTCGAAC ACCAGTTTCAATTTAAATCCGTTGTCTGGCCGTATTAAGGACAATCTTTATGCCAAAGACGGGAATCCAAACCGGAGTGCCACACTTGTTGCTAGGAAAAAGCAAAGAATTGAACCTACTTTCAAACCGGATATGCCTTGGTCTGGGCGGCAGACCAATA AGCGATCAATGTTGCCTCGAGATTCTGAACCACATACCATGCCCCTGCCGGAGAGCATCAACATagtcgatgaagaagacgaagacattGAATTAAACCTCCCCGAAGGCGATCTTTCTCATAAGACCCGGTTTGACGGTTCAACGGAACGCACTAGCGGGTTCCGAAAGGTAACTGAACGCATACCGATGTTTATCGCGGACAAATCCCACTCAGCGCcatccccctcctcctctATCGAAAGCTTTGGCGACGAAGATAAACCCGGAATTGTGAAGCGGAAAGTGCACCAATATGAGAATCTTGTAGTCGATAATAATGGTCGCGGATCTCAGTTGGACCTGCGCAAAGTCGGTGTTAAAAATCGTATGAAAGGAAGGGAGAGAGTCCCAACTACTTTTACGAAT TTTATCAAACCCGTTGACTCGCAAGATTCCTTAGCAACTTCAACAACACCGTATGAGAACAAGGGAAAAGCGAAGCAAACCCAAGGAGACATACGAATACCAATTTCAGAGTGGTACATGGGCGCGTTACATATCCTGGATACCTATACATTGTCTGCGGGAGAAACGTGTCTCGAAATCCAGTCCACCTCCGACACAAAAAGTCTACGTTTCTCAGATATTAACTCAGTCACA CTTTCCAGTTCGGCCCCAAATACGCATGGCCTGCCACCTCACCTTCAGATAACGACAAAGCCTTCCCGTTCCCTCAGTCGATTATGGGGAAGCGACGAATATTTTCAGCCAG GCGAGCGCGATAAAGGGTTGCTCACCTTCAGGGCAGACATTCACGACGACTCATGGAACCCCAAGAAATGGGATGCTCTCAAGCAGAGGTTGAAACGGTCTGTAGACCATTGTACAGAGTCTCTGAG TTCAAAAGCGTTGTGGGAAATTGCCTCTTGCGTCGCAGCCGCTATCAATTCTAAACGGGTGTTcatcgaagatgaagatgaaaccCCAGTCATGGCTGCGGGAGACAAGAAACGTAGAACAACTGCTACGAACTTTGCGAAAGACCCTCCCTCGAACCAAGAAGGTATTCACAAGTATCTCGTAACGCCGAGGCCGAAAGCTCAAGCGACGTACGGCTCCACCGGATCGAAATCCTTGAGGGCATCTAATCAGGAGGAAGGTGTGCAACCACCGAGCTTGTCGCGACGCTGGACTCGGCAGGCCGAACGTAAACCGCCCGCAGAAGATCCGGACGAAGT AATATTAGTTTATCCGCCTTCTACAACCGGGGCCGTGAATATTACAAATGCGGACCTCAACCGACTACAACCCGGCGAGTTTCTCAATGATACGATCATAGAATTTGGATTGAA gCTTTGGCATAAGGAACTCGAGGAAACCAACCCCGAGTTAGCTAAGCAGATTCACATCTTCAACTCGTTCTTTTATAAAAAGCTCAATAAGAAAAA CATTGAGGAAAGTTACAAGACAGTCGCCCGGTGGACCAGCAAAATTGATATATTCAAAAAGAAATACGTTGTCGTTCCCATCAACGAGAA TGTCCATTGGTACCTCGCCGTGATATATCAACCGCAGTATGTTTTATTCCCTCCAAAAGAGAAGGTCCCGCCTGCCACCAGGGGTCGGACTCGGCTCTCTCAGAGTCAAAGTGAAGGAAAGGTTGGAGAAAGCGTGCAGCACATAACAGAGGCACAAGCGGGTGGCACGACTGACGAGAAGGCGGAGGCGAAGGAGAACGCTTCCGAAACACCAATTGGGAtcaatgatgatgatgcAGACGAGCTCATGGCTCCGTCAATGGCTGAGGAAGAGATTGATGAGCTTGCAAGCGATTACGAGAAGGAACCTGACCTGAATATTGTTGCGAGCATCACTACGCCGCATGATGACTCTGATGTCACGCCAATGGAAGTGGACAACGATGACGACGGAGGAAGTAGTGATAGCGTCTCGGCACAACTACAAGATATATCGGTCGGAGGCGATGACGTGACTATGGCCGACTTGGAGGAAACGAAGCCACAGGGCAACAAGCCTCCGTCAATTCAACCCATTCcaccaaaggctttctatgagAATCCTTCGTCCATaaaggggaaggagaaagcgACTGAAGTTGAAGAACCTCTCGAAATTGTGGATTCGTCTCTTGAAACGCTGAAGACAAT CCCATATATCATTATCATGGACTCTCTTGGTCAGAAGCATCCACGCGCAGTGAATACTTTGGCTAGTTACTTGAAATTCGAGGCGATGGATAAACAGCAGAAGGAGGCGGACGCGATTACCAAAGCGGTCGGGAAATATGCACAA GTTCCCCTGCAGCCTAATTTTTGTGATTGTGGAATCTATCTTCTGCATTTCGTTCGTACATTTGTCAGTAAAACAGACCATCTTGTGAAGGTTATAACCAAAGAG CGAGCTGGGCGACAATCCGATTCACAAGCTGATCGACACGAAGACTGGGACGCCCGTAATGTCGATAGCCATCGTCAACAACTCAGTGACCGTATTGAAGAACTTTCGAGGGAATGGAAAAATAACCGCGCTAGTCGAGCAGCAGTAACGGACGAAAACAAGCCAACCAAGATTGTTGAAGTGATAGGATCTTCCGATTCCGAGATTGACATCGTCGGGGAGtcaacgaagaagaaagtaCCAAGGCAAAATTCAAAGCAAAAGTCAAAACAAATCATTCAGAAAGCTAATCGCGTAAGATGA